Proteins from one Camelina sativa cultivar DH55 chromosome 8, Cs, whole genome shotgun sequence genomic window:
- the LOC104709535 gene encoding protein DOWNSTREAM OF FLC-like, translating to MSKAVLLVALCFLPVLTIAARPNKNPFVVRGRVYCHTCLAGFETSASTYIPGAVVRLECKDRRTMELTYSHEARTDSTGSYKILVNEDHDDQFCDATLVSSSQLRCSTLSPGHDRARVTLTRFNGIASDERFANTMGFLRDAPMPDCADVGAGFSTSKSTGANRTTSNTPDVTGIAPAQDNVATQRDVSIRPATAVYVRRPVTESRNMTNASSKLPLEARSEGETSQEAGRTREETTNRDTELSDEQPSEEDAXDFSIVRHRLLNTIIEFTSCS from the exons ATGTCCAAAGCGGTTTTACTGGTGGCTCTCTGCTTTTTACCGGTTCTAACCATCGCGGCTAGGCCGAATAAGAACCCGTTTGTCGTGCGAGGCCGTGTCTATTGCCACACTTGCCTCGCTGGTTTCGAAACATCAGCCTCTACTTACATTCCTG gtgcgGTGGTTAGATTGGAATGTAAAGACAGGAGAACAATGGAGTTAACTTATAGCCACGAGGCGCGCACCGACTCAACAGGATCATACAAGATCTTGGTTAACGAAGACCATGATGATCAGTTCTGTGATGCAACGTTGGTTAGCAGCTCTCAGTTACGTTGTTCCACTCTCTCCCCTGGCCATGACCGTGCCCGTGTGACTCTCACCCGTTTTAACGGTATTGCTTCAGATGAGCGTTTTGCTAACACTATGGGATTTCTGAGGGATGCACCAATGCCAGACTGTGCGgatgttggtgcgggatttagcacct CGAAGTCAACCGGCGCAAACCGTACCACCTCCAACACACCCGATGTCACGGGCATCGCACCTGCTCAAGACAACGTTGCAACACAGCGCGATGTATCAATCAGGCCGGCTACCGCCGTGTATGTTCGCCGCCCCGTCACCGAGTCAAGGAACATGACTAATGCCTCCTCCAAACTCCCACTTGAGGCCAGATCTGAAGGGGAGACCAGCCAGGAAGCAGGGCGAACTCGAGAAGAGACAACCAACCGCGACACGGAGCTCTCCGATGAACAACCAAGCGAGGAAGATGCATNggacttctccattgtaaggcatcgattattgaatacaattattGAGTTCacttcttgttcttag
- the LOC104709536 gene encoding uncharacterized protein LOC104709536, with translation MILGPLEDCADSVRALKKRARQVCSLQAALSEPPLCSDPVSFTSEDAKGIQHPHSDPLVIDVERVLVDTGSTVNVICWQTLEKMGVTPEQLKPESRTLTGYDGVAKLSMGDVKLQVRAGGLSRKTKFAVIDAPFWGYRGYT, from the coding sequence ATGATACTTGGCCCACTAGAGGACTGCGCAGACTCCGTCCGCGCACTAAAGAAGAGGGCGCGTCAAGTTTGCAGCCTTCAGGCAGCCCTAAGCGAACCTCCACTTTGCTCGGACCCCGTATCGTTTACTTCGGAAGACGCCAAGGGAATCCAACACCCCCATTCGGACCCTCTAGTCATCGACGTTGAACGGGTTTTGGTCGACACGGGAAGTACCGTCAATGTGATATGCTGGCAAACGCTAGAAAAAATGGGTGTCACGCCGGAACAACTGAAACCCGAATCTCGCACACTGACGGGCTATGATGGGGTCGCCAAACTTTCGATGGGCGACGTGAAGCTGCAGGTGCGAGCCGGCGGATTGTCCCGGAAGACCAAGTTCGCAGTCATCGACGCGCCATTTTGGGGGTACCGTGGATATACGTGA
- the LOC104709537 gene encoding uncharacterized protein LOC104709537, translating to MHNHFNTNYKLAPEESILRISLMAGDNPGPLLAPFPVSLSRTHDNSSFWVETSVIVLMIKRIISDLEGLRLTIFASMEIFLLQPSSIVERTVFSIDVLLTEFYNKMKRKRGAKPLXSRFAMLGREHKSRLVSTSLNSKIFDSMHNHFNTNYKLAPEESILRISLMAGDNPGPLLAPFPESITLKGTKGFVLRGSWIGFVHQFPYISIALAFSFSPSPFMERTISCLGLMTLKSRDCLFVLTVILSCVEKVMCLVPTRPMVTDSFSTSRCHMTVTTHQPPELLVEVLATYPEFTCGKMLFSSCLQLFVDLQSFYHSYIYAASLNAFSLMFITLSFLGTPIHPCNQCFPFE from the exons ATGCACAACCATTTCAACACCAATTACAAGCTTGCCCCAGAAGAATCCATTCTCCGGATTTCGTTGATGGCAGGAGATAATCCTGGACCGTTACTTGCGCCTTTTCCGGTGAGTTTGTCGAGGACGCACGACAACTCTTCTTTCTGGGTGGAAACCTCCGTTATCGTTCTAAtgataaaaagaattatatccGACCTTGAGGGTCTCCGGCTTACAATCTTTGCCTCTATGGAGATTTTCTTGCTGCAACCATCCTCCATTGTGGAGAGAACTGTGTTTTCTATTGATGTATTATTAACTgagttttacaacaagatgaaaagaaaaaga GGGGCTAAGCCTTTGTNTTCTCGATTTGCTATGCTTGGTCGAGAGCACAAGTCGCGGCTAGTGTCGACATCTCTAAA ttcaaagatttttgattCAATGCACAACCATTTCAACACCAATTACAAGCTTGCCCCAGAAGAATCCATTCTCCGGATTTCGTTGATGGCAGGAGATAATCCTGGACCGTTACTTGCGCCTTTTCCG GAAAGCATAACGCTTAAGGGGACTAAGGGGTTTGTTTTGAGAGGTTCTTGGATTGG CTTTGTGCATCAGTTTCCATATATATCAATAGCTCTTGCGTTTTCATTTTCCCCTTCCCCCTTTATGGAGAGAACCATTTCATGTCTCGGATTGATGACTCTTAAGTCGAGAGACTGCCTCTTTGTCCTAACCGTTATACTGTCTTGTGTAGAGAAAGTAATGTGTCTTGTGCCGACGAGACCTATGGTTACGGATTCCTTTTCAACGTCACGTTGTCATATGACAGTGACCACTCATCAACCTCCCGAATTGCTCGTGGAAGTGCTCGCGACTTACCCTGAATTTACTTGTGGCAAGATGCTTTTTAGCTCATGTCTTCAATTGTTCGTGGATCTACAGTCGTTCTATCATAGTTATATTTATGCTGCATCTCTGAATGCTTTCTCTTTGATGTTTATAACCTTGAGTTTTCTCGGAACTCCTATCCATCCTTGTAACCAATGTTTTCCTTTTGAATGA
- the LOC104707180 gene encoding random slug protein 5 isoform X1: MIRSQSQNKLYIFHHKRIVQYISSFLFVCLTSKSYPSLCFDSPKTIFCKEFKKEVNYEVMNPNPVMSTNGFVKPVPTEEEQAKIEEVRKLLGTLPEKLSSFCSDDAVLRYLRARNWHVNKATKMLKETLKWRVQYKPEEICWEEVAGESETGKIYRSTCVDKLGRPVLLMRPSVENSKSVKGQIRYLVYCMENAVQNLPPGEEQMVWMIDFHGYSLANVSLRTTKETAHVLQEHYPERLAFAVLYNPPKFFEPFWKVARPFLEPKTRNKVKFVYSDDQNTKQIMDENFDMDKMESAFGGNDGSDFNINIHSERMKEDDKKRLAALEGIASVSLDSLSILSVSDGAASDSAHPISQDVSEDEYHQPQTKGPIP; encoded by the exons ATGATCAGATCTCaatcacaaaataaattatatatttttcatcataAAAGAATAGTCCAATACATTTCCtcgtttttatttgtttgtttgacttCAAAATCGTACCCTTCTCTCTGCTTCGATTCCCCAAAGACAATATTTTGCAAAG agtttaaaaaagaagttaattaCGAAGTTATGAATCCTAATCCAGTGATGAGTACTAATGGGTTTGTGAAACCTGTTCCAACTGAAGAAGAACAAGCAAAG atAGAGGAAGTGAGGAAGCTGCTAGGCACATTACCTGAGAAACTTTCGAGCTTTTGTTCGGATGATGCGGTTTTGAGGTATTTAAGAGCGAGGAATTGGCATGTCAATAAAGCTACTAAGATGCTTAAAGAAACCTTGAAATGGAGAGTTCAATACAAACCTGAGGAGATATGTTgg GAGGAAGTAGCTGGTGAATCTGAGACAGGGAAGATATATAGATCGACTTGTGTCGATAAACTTGGACGACCTGTTCTTCTCATGAGACCTAGTGTTGAG AATTCTAAGTCAGTGAAAGGCCAAATTAGATACCTTGTGTATTGTATGGAGAACGCAGTCCAAAATTTGCCACCAGGGGAAGAACAAATGGTGTGGATGATAGACTTCCACGGCTATAGTTTGGCTAACGTATCATTAAGAACTACAAAAGAAACAGCTCATGTGTTACAAGAACATTACCCTGAGCGTTTAGCTTTCGCTGTTCTTTACAATCCTCCCAAGTTCTTTGAACCCTTCTGGAAG gtgGCGAGGCCTTTCTTAGAGCCGAAGACACGGAACAAAGTGAAGTTTGTTTACTCGGATGATCAAAACACTAAGCAGATCATGGATGAGAATTTCGATATGGACAAGATGGAGTCAGCTTTTGGTGGAAACGATGGCTCGGATTTCAACATAAATATACATTCAGAGAGGATGAAAGAGGACGATAAGAAAAGACTTGCTGCCTTGGAGGGTATTGCTTCTGTTTCTCTAGACTCACTCAGCATCTTATCAGTCTCTGATGGTGCTGCCTCTGACAGTGCTCACCCTATCTCTCAGGATGTCTCTGAAGACGAGTATCATCAACCTCAGACAAAGGGACCAATCCCGTGA
- the LOC109125938 gene encoding uncharacterized protein At3g60930, chloroplastic-like yields the protein MKAGASSSQTPPPVLHEDGSNELTQDVLSQEEDRFAPLGISIEDIDPLLDHKGRIGGDKSLSAIKTVNDMLNSCGLFNSNVTILIPRADQRPWNPPEGYICLYEGYFTECRLLFPIPALISLYAQRRRIAICQFVPGAICNFMAALTIAAEVGVNIGVQCFEQLSNFKSSKSPHRWEVNMRPAHNFLAGQRVSKFKKWVNHYFYVRVDQYSLVNPLGFHRRVWNENPDRPFCATRLAPDYHPVRNALLSGNNHRWEFITRIRVEKAMGKPMTTFPSFASSLGRTAEPAGSRVIASDSLQVVRRETQATIEADINPPQDRSDVDPVQDRTVIEPTRASEENVDTVDVAKGDTPSLALGNADPPKDEEDIPQLGVGPIKKKRKHKKKAPQPAASHKRSAEDAGLESADRFRLARENDKTDRFAFEYFGDTPLVTSRDASGELFRTLKISSRILPSADELEFQQAFLDVAESHLMIAARMNTLTQLYDRRVKSDKKSGFELEKVKECAEQIRVASKAKDERIKELEALLAEKDGIIAKSELRIGELNSRALILKGEKSKLQGACNELKIKLDFEVKRLRRDRLEKVERTAKKAQTRLNKVKAYLVEQEKIRPLEDLLNQATRVQETVQYLIEKGAVIPEERIEEIDMNKAKAEETIQAIDVLKLNEDDLVMSPDQLGYGLLHPGTMAPDSVYHPYGSNAESFQADLTAWNPLLSGMVSRRSRMPKLLKGDGLLPEHPSSLDADVLRKTGRET from the exons ATGAAAG CTGGAGCGTCATCATCACAGACTCCTCCACCAGTTCTTCATGAAGACGGGAGTAACGAACTGACTCAAGATGTGTTGTCGCAAGAAGAAGACCGATTCGCGCCTTTAGGAATCTCAATCGAAGATATCGATCCTTTGTTAGATCATAAAGGACGAATTGGAGGCGATAAGAGTTTGAGTGCGATCAAAACCGTGAACGACATGCTGAACTCATGCGGTCTATTTAACAGTAACGTCACAATTCTGATCCCTCGAGCCGACCAGCGCCCCTGGAACCCGCCGGAAGGGTACATATGCTTGTACGAGGGTTATTTTACTGAATGTCGCCTCCTATTCCCAATCCCAGCATTGATATCACTCTACGCCCAAAGACGCAGGATAGCGATCTGCCAATTTGTTCCTGGAGCCATTTGTAACTTCATGGCTGCCCTTACCATAGCAGCCGAAGTCGGAGTTAACATTGGAGTTCAATGCTTTGAGCAACTGTCCAACTTCAAGTCATCAAAGAGTCCGCATCGTTGGGAAGTGAATATGAGACCGGCGCACAATTTCCTTGCTGGTCAAAGAGTTTCCAAATTCAAGAAGTGGGTGAACCACTACTTTTATGTCCGCGTCGATCAGTACTCGCTCGTCAATCCATTGGGTTTCcatcggagagtgtggaatgaaaatcctg ATCGTCCATTTTGCGCAACACGTCTAGCTCCGGACTATCACCCTGTCAGGAACGCTCTGCTATCCGGGAACAATCATCGGTGGGAATTTATTACCCGTATCCGTGTTGAAAAAGCGATGGGCAAACCCATGACAACATTCCCAAGTTTCGCGAGTTCGCTAGGACGAACTGCGGAGCCAGCTGGGTCACGTGTCATCGCATCCGATAGTCTCCAGGTCGTTCGCCGAGAAACCCAGGCTACCATCGAAGCCGACATCAATCCTCCTCAGGACAGGTCTGACGTTGATCCTGTTCAGGATCGGACCGTCATCGAGCCCACTCGGGCTTCCGAAGAAAACGTCGACACGGTCGACGTTGCGAAAGGCGATACCCCTTCCCTAGCCTTAGGGAATGCCGACCCTccgaaagatgaagaagatattcCTCAGCTCGGAGTTGGaccaataaagaagaagaggaaacacaaaaagaaggCACCGCAGCCAGCAGCAAGCCACAAACGCTCAGCTGAAGACGCCGGACTGGAATCTGCCGACCGATTCCGTCTGGCAAGAGAAAATGACAAAACGGATCGGTTTGCCTTTGAGTATTTCGGTGATACTCCTTTGGTCACAAGTCGTGATGCTTCAGGCGAACTTTTCCGAACCTTGAAGATCTCTAGTCGAATTCTTCCGTCAGCGGACGAACTGGAGTTCCAACAAGCGTTCCTTGACGTCGCCGAATCCCACTTGATG ATTGCCGCCAGGATGAATACGCTGACTCAATTGTACGATAGGCGAGTCAAAAGCGATAAAAAGTCTGGATTTGAGCTTGAAAAGGTGAAAGAATGCGCGGAACAAATCCGAGTTGCCAGCAAAGCTAAGGACGAGAGGATCAAGGAGCTTGAAGCTCTTCTTGCTGAAAAGGACGGTATCATCGCCAAATCCGAACTGAGGATTGGCGAGCTGAATTCCCGAGCGCTTATTCTCAAAGGAGAGAAATCCAAACTGCAGGGAGCATGCAACGAGTTGAAAATCAAACTCGACTTTGAGGTTAAAAGACTTCGGCGGGATCGTTTGGAGAAGGTGGAGCGAACAGCAAAGAAGGCGCAGACTCGATTGAATAAAGTCAAGGCTTATTTAGTCGAACAAGAGAAGATTCGCCCCTTGGAAGACCTGTTAAACCAAGCTACCAGAGTGCAGGAAACTGTACAATATCTGATCGAGAAGGGGGCCGTTATTCCTGAGGAGCGAATCGAGGAGATTGATATGAACAAGGCCAAAGCCGAGGAAACTATCCAAGCGATCGACGTCCTCAAACTGAATGAAGACGACCTCGTCATGTCCCCTGATCAGCTGGGCTACGGACTTCTGCATCCCGGAACGATGGCTCCGGACTCCGTCTACCATCCGTATGGCTCCAATGCCGAGAGCTTCCAAGCCGATTTGACCG CGTGGAATCCCCTTTTATCGGGAATGGTGTCCCGACGTTCTCGAATGCCAAAGCTATTGAAAGGGGATGGCCTACTACCCGAACATCCGAGCTCCTTGGATGCTGATGTTCTGCGTAAAACCGGAAGAGAGACGTGA
- the LOC104707180 gene encoding random slug protein 5 isoform X2: protein MIRSQSQNKLYIFHHKRIVQYISSFLFVCLTSKSYPSLCFDSPKTIFCKEFKKEVNYEVMNPNPVMSTNGFVKPVPTEEEQAKIEEVRKLLGTLPEKLSSFCSDDAVLRYLRARNWHVNKATKMLKETLKWRVQYKPEEICWEEVAGESETGKIYRSTCVDKLGRPVLLMRPSVENSKSVKGQIRYLVYCMENAVQNLPPGEEQMVWMIDFHGYSLANVSLRTTKETAHVLQEHYPERLAFAVLYNPPKFFEPFWKVARPFLEPKTRNKVKFVYSDDQNTKQIMDENFDMDKMESAFGGNDGSDFNINIHSERMKEDDKKRLAALEGCL, encoded by the exons ATGATCAGATCTCaatcacaaaataaattatatatttttcatcataAAAGAATAGTCCAATACATTTCCtcgtttttatttgtttgtttgacttCAAAATCGTACCCTTCTCTCTGCTTCGATTCCCCAAAGACAATATTTTGCAAAG agtttaaaaaagaagttaattaCGAAGTTATGAATCCTAATCCAGTGATGAGTACTAATGGGTTTGTGAAACCTGTTCCAACTGAAGAAGAACAAGCAAAG atAGAGGAAGTGAGGAAGCTGCTAGGCACATTACCTGAGAAACTTTCGAGCTTTTGTTCGGATGATGCGGTTTTGAGGTATTTAAGAGCGAGGAATTGGCATGTCAATAAAGCTACTAAGATGCTTAAAGAAACCTTGAAATGGAGAGTTCAATACAAACCTGAGGAGATATGTTgg GAGGAAGTAGCTGGTGAATCTGAGACAGGGAAGATATATAGATCGACTTGTGTCGATAAACTTGGACGACCTGTTCTTCTCATGAGACCTAGTGTTGAG AATTCTAAGTCAGTGAAAGGCCAAATTAGATACCTTGTGTATTGTATGGAGAACGCAGTCCAAAATTTGCCACCAGGGGAAGAACAAATGGTGTGGATGATAGACTTCCACGGCTATAGTTTGGCTAACGTATCATTAAGAACTACAAAAGAAACAGCTCATGTGTTACAAGAACATTACCCTGAGCGTTTAGCTTTCGCTGTTCTTTACAATCCTCCCAAGTTCTTTGAACCCTTCTGGAAG gtgGCGAGGCCTTTCTTAGAGCCGAAGACACGGAACAAAGTGAAGTTTGTTTACTCGGATGATCAAAACACTAAGCAGATCATGGATGAGAATTTCGATATGGACAAGATGGAGTCAGCTTTTGGTGGAAACGATGGCTCGGATTTCAACATAAATATACATTCAGAGAGGATGAAAGAGGACGATAAGAAAAGACTTGCTGCCTTGGAGG GATGTCTCTGA
- the LOC104707183 gene encoding uncharacterized protein LOC104707183 — protein MPSPASENIAEKTASIMVPERVEYMVFPNNVSCPREVSKCIVKATILAIDSDMGWYYWSCKDCSKKVVPVLLDGLDEDEAVDILPMAFHCTRCRLDNPILVLR, from the exons ATGCCGTCGCCGGCGTCGGAAAACATTGCTGAAAAGACTGCCTCGATAATGGTGCCCGAGAGAGTGGAATATATGGTATTTCCCAATAACGTATCTTGTCCCCGAGAG GTTAGTAAGTGTATTGTTAAGGCTACTATATTAGCCATCGATAGCGATATGGGTTGGTATTATTGGAGCTGTAAGGATTGCTCCAAGAAGGTTGTCCCAGTCCTTCTTGATGGCCTCGACGAGGATGAGGCTGTTGACATCTTACCAATGGCTTTCCATTGTACCCGATGCAGACTCGACAATCCCATACTTGTGCTAAGGtag